Proteins encoded within one genomic window of Theobroma cacao cultivar B97-61/B2 chromosome 7, Criollo_cocoa_genome_V2, whole genome shotgun sequence:
- the LOC18594966 gene encoding ribosomal RNA large subunit methyltransferase I isoform X4, with product MRQLQARLIKSLSFSRLPPPAPSSSSSTSILQRVASSQPKGVAKVVLKKGKTQLFKNGSPMVYSRAVDRIIGRPPPKTGDIVLVADGTETPIGWGLYNSVSMFCVRLMQLEEEATRDPSCALDMEKLLETRINAAIELRRGLGLPSATTNAYRLVNSEGDRLSGLIVDVFGDLAVVASSAAWVEKYKSQVEACISSIDEINHIHWRPSIEILKEEGMDASDLKELHPSTCPQRTKVLENGISYSISLEGQKTGFYADQRENRKFLSTISHGRKVLDICCYGGGFALNAAKGGATSITGSPKCIRHVQKLKLTSNANNKKRWPSHDLFLFRSYDPKWDVLAYSSGCCIDGREKNHSPKTEWSSL from the exons ATGCGGCAGCTTCAAGCCCGCCTTATCAAGTCACTCTCTTTTTCTCGCCTGCCACCGCCAGCaccctcctcctcctcctccacCTCTATCCTTCAGCGTGTTGCTTCTTCTCAACCCAAAG GGGTTGCAAAGGTTGTTCTGAAGAAGGGGAAGACACAACTGTTTAAAAATGGAAGCCCAATGGTTTACAGCAGAGCAGTTGATAGAATAATTGGTAGACCGCCACCTAAGACTGGAGATATTGTGCTGGTAGCTGATGGGACAGAAACACCTATTGGATGGGGCCTGTATAATTCAGTTTCTATGTTCTGCGTTCGGCTCATGCAGCTAGAAGAGGAAGCAACAAG AGATCCTTCTTGTGCACTGGACATGGAGAAGCTGCTTGAAACTAGAATCAATGCAGCTATAGAGTTACGTCGAGGATTAGGTCTTCCTTCAGCCACTACGAATGCATACCGTCTTGTCAATAGTGAAGGAGACAG ATTGTCAGGATTAATTGTCGATGTCTTTGGAGATTTAGCAGTAGTAGCGTCATCTGCTGCTTGGGTTGAGAAGTACAAATCACAAGTAGAAGCATGCATCAGTAGCATTGATGAAATTAATCATATACACTGGAGACCCtctattgaaattttaaaagaagaaggaatggATGCATCAGATCTGAAAGAGTTGCATCCATCCACTTGTCCCCAAAGAACAAAG GTTCTGGAAAATGGGATTTCTTATTCAATCTCATTGGAGGGTCAGAAGACAGGATTTTATGCTGATCAGCGTGAAAATCGTAAATTCTTATCAACAATTTCACATGGTCGGAAAGTTCTAGATATTTGCTGCTACGGTGGTGGTTTTGCTCTAAACGCAGCAAAAGGAGGTGCCACGAGTATTACTG GTTCTCCAAAGTGCATCAGGCATGTACAGAAACTTAAACTCACTAGCAATGCAAATAACAAGAAGAGGTGGCCTTCTCATGACTTGTTCCTGTTCAGGAGCTATGACCCAAAGTGGGATGTTCTTGCGTACTCTTCAG GGTGCTGCATCGATGGCAGGGAGAAAAATCACAGTCCTAAGACAGAGTGGAGCAGCTTGTGA
- the LOC18594966 gene encoding ribosomal RNA large subunit methyltransferase I isoform X1 gives MRQLQARLIKSLSFSRLPPPAPSSSSSTSILQRVASSQPKGVAKVVLKKGKTQLFKNGSPMVYSRAVDRIIGRPPPKTGDIVLVADGTETPIGWGLYNSVSMFCVRLMQLEEEATRDPSCALDMEKLLETRINAAIELRRGLGLPSATTNAYRLVNSEGDRLSGLIVDVFGDLAVVASSAAWVEKYKSQVEACISSIDEINHIHWRPSIEILKEEGMDASDLKELHPSTCPQRTKVLENGISYSISLEGQKTGFYADQRENRKFLSTISHGRKVLDICCYGGGFALNAAKGGATSITGVDTSLPALEIARENIALNYLDPEKISFLREDANEFMKGALSRNESWDIVIIDPPKLAPSRKVLQSASGMYRNLNSLAMQITRRGGLLMTCSCSGAMTQSGMFLRTLQGAASMAGRKITVLRQSGAACDHPIDPSYPEGAYLSNILLRIL, from the exons ATGCGGCAGCTTCAAGCCCGCCTTATCAAGTCACTCTCTTTTTCTCGCCTGCCACCGCCAGCaccctcctcctcctcctccacCTCTATCCTTCAGCGTGTTGCTTCTTCTCAACCCAAAG GGGTTGCAAAGGTTGTTCTGAAGAAGGGGAAGACACAACTGTTTAAAAATGGAAGCCCAATGGTTTACAGCAGAGCAGTTGATAGAATAATTGGTAGACCGCCACCTAAGACTGGAGATATTGTGCTGGTAGCTGATGGGACAGAAACACCTATTGGATGGGGCCTGTATAATTCAGTTTCTATGTTCTGCGTTCGGCTCATGCAGCTAGAAGAGGAAGCAACAAG AGATCCTTCTTGTGCACTGGACATGGAGAAGCTGCTTGAAACTAGAATCAATGCAGCTATAGAGTTACGTCGAGGATTAGGTCTTCCTTCAGCCACTACGAATGCATACCGTCTTGTCAATAGTGAAGGAGACAG ATTGTCAGGATTAATTGTCGATGTCTTTGGAGATTTAGCAGTAGTAGCGTCATCTGCTGCTTGGGTTGAGAAGTACAAATCACAAGTAGAAGCATGCATCAGTAGCATTGATGAAATTAATCATATACACTGGAGACCCtctattgaaattttaaaagaagaaggaatggATGCATCAGATCTGAAAGAGTTGCATCCATCCACTTGTCCCCAAAGAACAAAG GTTCTGGAAAATGGGATTTCTTATTCAATCTCATTGGAGGGTCAGAAGACAGGATTTTATGCTGATCAGCGTGAAAATCGTAAATTCTTATCAACAATTTCACATGGTCGGAAAGTTCTAGATATTTGCTGCTACGGTGGTGGTTTTGCTCTAAACGCAGCAAAAGGAGGTGCCACGAGTATTACTG GTGTTGACACATCATTGCCCGCATTAGAGATAGCCAGAGAAAATATTGCTCTTAACTATCTGGACCCTGAAAAGATTTCATTTTTGAGAGAAGATGCAAATGAATTTATGAAGGGTGCTCTTTCTAGAAATGAATCCTGGGATATAGTTATTATTGATCCTCCAAAATTAGCCCCAAGCAGAAAG GTTCTCCAAAGTGCATCAGGCATGTACAGAAACTTAAACTCACTAGCAATGCAAATAACAAGAAGAGGTGGCCTTCTCATGACTTGTTCCTGTTCAGGAGCTATGACCCAAAGTGGGATGTTCTTGCGTACTCTTCAG GGTGCTGCATCGATGGCAGGGAGAAAAATCACAGTCCTAAGACAGAGTGGAGCAGCTTGTGATCATCCTATTGATCCATCCTACCCAGAGGGTGCATACCTTTCAAATATCCTGCTTCGCATACTGTGA
- the LOC18594966 gene encoding ribosomal RNA large subunit methyltransferase I isoform X2 codes for MGFFRYTRVAKVVLKKGKTQLFKNGSPMVYSRAVDRIIGRPPPKTGDIVLVADGTETPIGWGLYNSVSMFCVRLMQLEEEATRDPSCALDMEKLLETRINAAIELRRGLGLPSATTNAYRLVNSEGDRLSGLIVDVFGDLAVVASSAAWVEKYKSQVEACISSIDEINHIHWRPSIEILKEEGMDASDLKELHPSTCPQRTKVLENGISYSISLEGQKTGFYADQRENRKFLSTISHGRKVLDICCYGGGFALNAAKGGATSITGVDTSLPALEIARENIALNYLDPEKISFLREDANEFMKGALSRNESWDIVIIDPPKLAPSRKVLQSASGMYRNLNSLAMQITRRGGLLMTCSCSGAMTQSGMFLRTLQGAASMAGRKITVLRQSGAACDHPIDPSYPEGAYLSNILLRIL; via the exons ATGGGTTTCTTCAGATACACAA GGGTTGCAAAGGTTGTTCTGAAGAAGGGGAAGACACAACTGTTTAAAAATGGAAGCCCAATGGTTTACAGCAGAGCAGTTGATAGAATAATTGGTAGACCGCCACCTAAGACTGGAGATATTGTGCTGGTAGCTGATGGGACAGAAACACCTATTGGATGGGGCCTGTATAATTCAGTTTCTATGTTCTGCGTTCGGCTCATGCAGCTAGAAGAGGAAGCAACAAG AGATCCTTCTTGTGCACTGGACATGGAGAAGCTGCTTGAAACTAGAATCAATGCAGCTATAGAGTTACGTCGAGGATTAGGTCTTCCTTCAGCCACTACGAATGCATACCGTCTTGTCAATAGTGAAGGAGACAG ATTGTCAGGATTAATTGTCGATGTCTTTGGAGATTTAGCAGTAGTAGCGTCATCTGCTGCTTGGGTTGAGAAGTACAAATCACAAGTAGAAGCATGCATCAGTAGCATTGATGAAATTAATCATATACACTGGAGACCCtctattgaaattttaaaagaagaaggaatggATGCATCAGATCTGAAAGAGTTGCATCCATCCACTTGTCCCCAAAGAACAAAG GTTCTGGAAAATGGGATTTCTTATTCAATCTCATTGGAGGGTCAGAAGACAGGATTTTATGCTGATCAGCGTGAAAATCGTAAATTCTTATCAACAATTTCACATGGTCGGAAAGTTCTAGATATTTGCTGCTACGGTGGTGGTTTTGCTCTAAACGCAGCAAAAGGAGGTGCCACGAGTATTACTG GTGTTGACACATCATTGCCCGCATTAGAGATAGCCAGAGAAAATATTGCTCTTAACTATCTGGACCCTGAAAAGATTTCATTTTTGAGAGAAGATGCAAATGAATTTATGAAGGGTGCTCTTTCTAGAAATGAATCCTGGGATATAGTTATTATTGATCCTCCAAAATTAGCCCCAAGCAGAAAG GTTCTCCAAAGTGCATCAGGCATGTACAGAAACTTAAACTCACTAGCAATGCAAATAACAAGAAGAGGTGGCCTTCTCATGACTTGTTCCTGTTCAGGAGCTATGACCCAAAGTGGGATGTTCTTGCGTACTCTTCAG GGTGCTGCATCGATGGCAGGGAGAAAAATCACAGTCCTAAGACAGAGTGGAGCAGCTTGTGATCATCCTATTGATCCATCCTACCCAGAGGGTGCATACCTTTCAAATATCCTGCTTCGCATACTGTGA
- the LOC18594966 gene encoding ribosomal RNA large subunit methyltransferase I isoform X3 has protein sequence MVYSRAVDRIIGRPPPKTGDIVLVADGTETPIGWGLYNSVSMFCVRLMQLEEEATRDPSCALDMEKLLETRINAAIELRRGLGLPSATTNAYRLVNSEGDRLSGLIVDVFGDLAVVASSAAWVEKYKSQVEACISSIDEINHIHWRPSIEILKEEGMDASDLKELHPSTCPQRTKVLENGISYSISLEGQKTGFYADQRENRKFLSTISHGRKVLDICCYGGGFALNAAKGGATSITGVDTSLPALEIARENIALNYLDPEKISFLREDANEFMKGALSRNESWDIVIIDPPKLAPSRKVLQSASGMYRNLNSLAMQITRRGGLLMTCSCSGAMTQSGMFLRTLQGAASMAGRKITVLRQSGAACDHPIDPSYPEGAYLSNILLRIL, from the exons ATGGTTTACAGCAGAGCAGTTGATAGAATAATTGGTAGACCGCCACCTAAGACTGGAGATATTGTGCTGGTAGCTGATGGGACAGAAACACCTATTGGATGGGGCCTGTATAATTCAGTTTCTATGTTCTGCGTTCGGCTCATGCAGCTAGAAGAGGAAGCAACAAG AGATCCTTCTTGTGCACTGGACATGGAGAAGCTGCTTGAAACTAGAATCAATGCAGCTATAGAGTTACGTCGAGGATTAGGTCTTCCTTCAGCCACTACGAATGCATACCGTCTTGTCAATAGTGAAGGAGACAG ATTGTCAGGATTAATTGTCGATGTCTTTGGAGATTTAGCAGTAGTAGCGTCATCTGCTGCTTGGGTTGAGAAGTACAAATCACAAGTAGAAGCATGCATCAGTAGCATTGATGAAATTAATCATATACACTGGAGACCCtctattgaaattttaaaagaagaaggaatggATGCATCAGATCTGAAAGAGTTGCATCCATCCACTTGTCCCCAAAGAACAAAG GTTCTGGAAAATGGGATTTCTTATTCAATCTCATTGGAGGGTCAGAAGACAGGATTTTATGCTGATCAGCGTGAAAATCGTAAATTCTTATCAACAATTTCACATGGTCGGAAAGTTCTAGATATTTGCTGCTACGGTGGTGGTTTTGCTCTAAACGCAGCAAAAGGAGGTGCCACGAGTATTACTG GTGTTGACACATCATTGCCCGCATTAGAGATAGCCAGAGAAAATATTGCTCTTAACTATCTGGACCCTGAAAAGATTTCATTTTTGAGAGAAGATGCAAATGAATTTATGAAGGGTGCTCTTTCTAGAAATGAATCCTGGGATATAGTTATTATTGATCCTCCAAAATTAGCCCCAAGCAGAAAG GTTCTCCAAAGTGCATCAGGCATGTACAGAAACTTAAACTCACTAGCAATGCAAATAACAAGAAGAGGTGGCCTTCTCATGACTTGTTCCTGTTCAGGAGCTATGACCCAAAGTGGGATGTTCTTGCGTACTCTTCAG GGTGCTGCATCGATGGCAGGGAGAAAAATCACAGTCCTAAGACAGAGTGGAGCAGCTTGTGATCATCCTATTGATCCATCCTACCCAGAGGGTGCATACCTTTCAAATATCCTGCTTCGCATACTGTGA